One Paraburkholderia caffeinilytica DNA segment encodes these proteins:
- a CDS encoding NADPH:quinone reductase gives MKAAYYSSKGPARDVLVVGEQPDPAPQAGEVLVCLTHSGVNPSDVKSRSGVTSPAMEFPLVIPHSDGAGVVQAVGEGVPKQWIGQRVWTINGQWQRPFGTAAELIALPESQVAPLPDSVSTETGASLGIPLLTAWYAVHACGGLLGKTVLVYGATGAVGGYATQLAALSGARVIGVAGSRERCQLASRLGAEWVVNRNEEEVAASVRKITAGKGVDAIIEVDAAANAGKYGELLRFGGDVIIYGSGAGSIEVPFRPMIVGFANLRFFIVYNLPVPTRKTAIDVLTPLLERGALQHPQIEMFALSEIAKAHERVESGANAKIIVDTRG, from the coding sequence ATGAAGGCTGCGTACTATTCATCAAAAGGCCCCGCCCGAGACGTTCTCGTCGTTGGCGAACAGCCTGATCCAGCCCCGCAGGCGGGTGAAGTTCTCGTGTGCCTCACACACTCGGGCGTGAATCCTTCAGACGTCAAGTCGCGCTCGGGCGTCACAAGTCCCGCAATGGAGTTTCCGCTCGTTATTCCTCACAGCGATGGCGCGGGCGTCGTCCAGGCCGTTGGGGAAGGCGTTCCGAAACAGTGGATCGGACAGCGGGTCTGGACGATCAACGGCCAGTGGCAGCGGCCATTCGGTACAGCAGCCGAACTGATCGCCTTGCCCGAGAGTCAGGTGGCGCCTCTTCCTGACAGCGTGTCGACCGAGACAGGCGCCTCACTTGGTATTCCGCTCCTGACGGCCTGGTACGCGGTGCATGCTTGCGGAGGGCTGCTCGGCAAGACAGTTCTTGTCTACGGTGCCACCGGCGCGGTAGGCGGCTACGCTACGCAACTGGCCGCGCTCTCGGGTGCAAGGGTCATTGGCGTCGCAGGTAGCCGGGAGAGATGCCAGCTCGCCTCCCGCCTCGGCGCCGAGTGGGTCGTCAATCGCAACGAGGAGGAGGTGGCGGCTTCGGTACGCAAGATCACAGCCGGCAAGGGTGTAGACGCCATCATCGAAGTCGACGCAGCAGCGAATGCCGGTAAATATGGAGAGTTGTTGAGGTTTGGCGGCGACGTGATCATCTATGGCTCGGGGGCTGGATCAATCGAGGTCCCTTTCCGGCCGATGATCGTTGGTTTCGCGAATCTGCGATTTTTTATCGTCTACAACTTGCCCGTCCCGACGAGAAAGACAGCCATCGACGTGCTCACCCCTCTGTTGGAACGAGGCGCGCTGCAACATCCGCAGATCGAAATGTTTGCCCTGTCGGAAATCGCGAAGGCCCACGAACGCGTTGAGTCCGGTGCGAACGCAAAAATCATCGTCGACACACGCGGATAG
- a CDS encoding LysR family transcriptional regulator → MRKTLDGGLLHAMRAFLRVIDSGSFTAAAGQMDLTTAQVSRLVTELEKRLGAKLLQRSTRQRLLTDVGADYAERCREVLALVEEADANASGTSTTPHGRLRVQCMVNFGQHYVAPMMADFCASYPQLTVEYSTSQYVPDLLARGVDVSLYLAEKLADSGLAARRLGTTFSVLCASPEYLERYGEPQTPDDLNGHTCLRLVNPSIRPEWNLIDDSGMTRKLDVHGKLIADTPDMVLDVAMQGAGITLLPLFTVIDAVRARRLKRVLPAWRSPDIGLYALLPSRHFLNARTRAWLEWVETQIAPQVEADAAFFSGRAR, encoded by the coding sequence ATGCGTAAAACTCTGGACGGCGGTCTCCTCCACGCGATGCGTGCCTTTCTGCGGGTCATCGACAGCGGTAGCTTTACCGCCGCGGCCGGGCAGATGGATCTGACCACCGCACAAGTCTCCCGGCTCGTCACCGAACTCGAGAAGCGGCTTGGCGCCAAACTTCTTCAGCGTTCGACGCGCCAGCGCCTCCTGACTGATGTCGGCGCGGACTATGCGGAACGTTGTCGCGAAGTGCTCGCTCTCGTCGAGGAAGCCGACGCCAACGCATCCGGTACAAGTACAACCCCTCACGGTCGCCTGCGAGTCCAGTGCATGGTCAACTTTGGCCAGCACTACGTCGCGCCGATGATGGCCGATTTTTGCGCCAGCTATCCGCAACTGACCGTCGAATACAGTACGTCGCAGTACGTGCCTGACCTGCTCGCCCGAGGTGTCGATGTCAGCCTCTATCTGGCGGAAAAGCTCGCCGATTCGGGGCTGGCGGCGAGACGGCTGGGGACGACGTTCTCGGTCCTTTGCGCTTCACCTGAGTACCTCGAGCGATACGGCGAACCGCAAACGCCCGATGACCTTAACGGACATACGTGCCTGCGACTGGTCAACCCGTCAATCCGCCCCGAATGGAATCTGATCGACGACAGCGGAATGACCCGGAAACTCGACGTGCATGGCAAGTTGATCGCAGATACCCCGGACATGGTGCTCGATGTGGCCATGCAAGGTGCAGGCATTACCTTATTGCCGCTCTTTACCGTGATCGACGCTGTTCGTGCGAGGCGTCTGAAGCGCGTGCTGCCCGCATGGCGCTCACCCGACATTGGCCTCTACGCTTTGCTCCCCTCGCGGCACTTCCTGAATGCCAGGACAAGGGCGTGGCTCGAATGGGTTGAGACGCAAATCGCGCCGCAGGTTGAAGCCGACGCCGCATTTTTTTCCGGAAGGGCCCGATAG
- a CDS encoding indolepyruvate ferredoxin oxidoreductase family protein, which yields MTHPDVIPTTGQPLTSLDDKYLRDEGQAYMNGMQALVRLALSQQRRDARNGLRTAGFISGYRGSPLGSFDTSLWQAGQHLKSHDVVFQPGVNEDLAATACWGTQQANLAGQGKFDGVCSLWYGKGPGADRSGDVLRHANLAGTAEHGGVVALFGDDHSCKSSSIPHQSEHVMMGCGLPIFYPTSLQEILDFGAHAVAMSRRSGLWASMKLVSEIVETSASVDVSLQRVRPDIAIDAPMPSGGLNIRWPDRSLAQEERLYKYKLPAAIAYARANAINQVTWQCENARIGIAASGKGYLDTVEALRLLKLEGEPAQRIGLRLFRVGMIWPLEPAGLRAFAAGLQELIVVEEKRPILESQIKDELYSLPDHLRPQVVGKSSDHHGEWSTPRDEAPLISHYELQPEPIAKMLAARLLRFTLPEDIKRLIEESVRNIEQAERDSRRIIDIAERKAYFCSGCPHNSSTVVPEGSRALGGIGCHFLALTMDRGTETFTHMGGEGANWVGTAPFTKESHVFTNLGDGTYFHSGYMAIRQAVAAKVNITYKILYNDAVGMTGGQHVDGQLSVAQLTRQLAAEGVGKQVIVSDEPGLIGETEGLAPGVTVRHRNELDAVQREFRVIPGVTALIYAQTCASEKRRRRKRNEYPDLPQRAFINTEICEGCGDCSKKSNCLSVEPVDTALGIKRRINQSSCNKDFSCVEGFCPSFVTVHTRDTKRPAKFEGLPQGWPSSPKVPVLKSPLRIMVGGVGGTGVVTIGALLGMAAHLEGKAVRVMDMAGMAQKGGTVYSYVQLAADDDEISATKIAADQCDLLIGADAVVAGSSATLSRLRATALVIVSENAGPTSEFIQARDWSAPVSDLMTRLHQKVSHGRVVALPAARVAVRALGDAIFANLLLLGMGWQSGRIALARDSIERAIELNGTAVAKNLEAFRIGCHLASDSQLVGRLLAGEESPSVPRSLVEVIEDRAQRLDAYWSARYSLRYRKLLEQANRTLPESLAMTLATQLYRVMAYKDEYEVARMLVSASFRKSIEREFGQGVRLSYHLAPPTLGTGKDVRKHMVGQWMRWPMLVLARLQWLRETPFDPFARNDERRRERAWRDRYIAFIELLLSSSETLDMSVAGQIAQLPADVRGFGHVKGHAMDSASKRWDELEGRLVKGIRQ from the coding sequence ATGACCCACCCAGACGTTATCCCGACGACCGGACAGCCCCTTACTTCACTCGACGACAAGTACCTTCGCGACGAGGGACAGGCCTACATGAATGGCATGCAGGCTCTGGTGCGACTGGCCCTTTCCCAGCAGCGGCGGGATGCCCGCAATGGCTTGCGCACGGCGGGGTTCATTTCCGGCTACCGCGGCTCGCCTCTCGGCTCTTTCGATACTTCGCTCTGGCAAGCGGGACAGCACCTGAAGAGCCATGACGTCGTGTTTCAACCCGGTGTCAATGAAGACCTGGCGGCCACGGCGTGCTGGGGCACGCAGCAGGCCAACCTCGCGGGTCAGGGCAAGTTCGACGGTGTGTGCAGTTTGTGGTACGGAAAAGGCCCGGGGGCAGACCGTTCAGGGGATGTGCTCAGGCATGCGAACCTTGCCGGTACTGCGGAGCATGGCGGCGTCGTAGCGCTGTTCGGCGATGACCATTCCTGCAAGTCTTCGAGCATTCCGCATCAGTCTGAGCATGTGATGATGGGTTGCGGATTACCCATCTTTTATCCCACGTCCCTGCAGGAGATTCTGGACTTCGGTGCGCACGCGGTGGCGATGTCCCGCAGGTCGGGGCTCTGGGCCTCCATGAAGCTGGTAAGCGAGATTGTGGAAACGTCTGCTTCCGTCGACGTTAGTCTCCAGCGCGTGCGACCCGATATAGCTATCGATGCTCCCATGCCGTCCGGTGGACTGAATATCCGTTGGCCAGACCGCTCGCTCGCACAGGAGGAGCGGCTATACAAATACAAGCTTCCAGCTGCGATTGCTTACGCGCGAGCCAACGCCATCAACCAGGTGACCTGGCAATGCGAAAACGCACGAATCGGCATCGCGGCAAGCGGTAAGGGATATCTAGACACCGTTGAAGCGCTTAGACTTCTCAAGCTCGAAGGTGAGCCCGCTCAACGTATTGGCCTTCGTCTTTTCCGTGTGGGCATGATCTGGCCGCTTGAACCTGCCGGACTTCGTGCTTTTGCGGCCGGCCTTCAAGAACTGATTGTCGTCGAGGAGAAGCGTCCCATCCTCGAATCCCAGATCAAGGACGAACTCTATTCGCTACCCGATCATCTGCGCCCGCAAGTCGTCGGAAAATCTTCGGATCATCATGGGGAATGGAGCACGCCCCGTGACGAAGCGCCACTGATTTCCCATTATGAACTCCAGCCCGAACCCATTGCGAAGATGCTTGCGGCACGCTTGCTCAGGTTCACCCTTCCAGAAGACATCAAACGTCTCATCGAGGAGAGCGTCCGCAACATCGAACAGGCGGAGCGCGATTCTCGCCGGATCATCGACATCGCAGAGCGCAAGGCCTACTTCTGTAGTGGCTGTCCTCATAACTCGTCTACCGTCGTCCCGGAGGGTAGTCGCGCTCTCGGTGGCATCGGTTGCCACTTCCTTGCGCTAACCATGGACCGCGGTACGGAGACCTTCACTCACATGGGCGGTGAAGGTGCCAACTGGGTGGGGACCGCACCGTTCACGAAGGAATCACATGTATTTACCAATCTCGGTGACGGCACTTATTTCCACTCAGGGTATATGGCAATCAGGCAGGCCGTCGCCGCGAAGGTGAACATCACGTACAAGATCCTTTATAACGACGCGGTCGGCATGACGGGCGGCCAGCATGTCGATGGCCAGCTTAGCGTTGCGCAGCTCACTCGGCAACTGGCTGCGGAGGGTGTCGGCAAACAGGTCATCGTGAGCGACGAGCCGGGCCTGATCGGTGAGACCGAGGGTCTTGCACCTGGTGTGACCGTACGGCACCGTAACGAACTTGATGCGGTGCAGCGCGAATTTCGCGTCATACCGGGCGTGACTGCGCTGATCTACGCGCAAACCTGCGCGAGCGAGAAGCGCCGTCGGCGCAAGCGAAACGAATACCCGGATCTCCCTCAAAGAGCATTTATCAACACCGAAATCTGCGAAGGCTGCGGTGATTGCTCGAAGAAATCAAACTGTCTGTCAGTCGAGCCAGTCGATACAGCGCTCGGCATCAAGCGTCGCATCAATCAGAGCAGTTGCAACAAGGATTTCTCGTGTGTAGAGGGATTCTGTCCGAGCTTCGTCACCGTCCATACACGCGATACGAAACGGCCCGCGAAATTTGAGGGGTTGCCACAGGGCTGGCCGTCCAGTCCGAAGGTGCCGGTTCTGAAATCACCGCTGCGCATCATGGTCGGCGGCGTGGGGGGGACGGGCGTCGTGACCATTGGTGCTTTGCTCGGCATGGCAGCCCATCTCGAAGGAAAGGCTGTTCGCGTGATGGACATGGCCGGGATGGCGCAAAAGGGAGGCACTGTCTATTCGTATGTGCAGCTTGCCGCGGATGACGATGAAATTTCGGCGACAAAAATCGCGGCTGACCAGTGTGATCTGCTGATTGGAGCGGATGCCGTCGTGGCTGGCAGCAGCGCCACACTTTCTCGACTACGCGCCACCGCGCTCGTCATCGTCAGCGAGAACGCAGGCCCGACCTCTGAGTTCATCCAGGCTCGTGACTGGTCAGCGCCCGTGAGCGATCTCATGACCCGTCTGCATCAAAAGGTGAGTCATGGGCGTGTTGTCGCATTGCCGGCCGCTCGCGTTGCGGTGCGCGCGCTCGGCGACGCGATATTCGCTAATCTGCTGTTGCTCGGCATGGGATGGCAATCGGGGCGTATTGCGCTGGCTCGTGACAGCATCGAGCGCGCTATCGAACTCAATGGCACCGCCGTTGCGAAGAATCTGGAAGCGTTCCGGATTGGCTGCCATCTCGCTAGCGACTCGCAACTCGTGGGGCGACTGCTCGCAGGAGAAGAGAGCCCGTCCGTGCCGAGATCACTCGTGGAGGTGATAGAGGATCGTGCGCAACGCCTCGATGCGTACTGGAGTGCGAGGTATTCGCTACGGTATCGCAAACTGCTGGAACAGGCGAATCGTACCTTGCCCGAGTCATTGGCGATGACGCTGGCAACCCAGCTCTACCGGGTGATGGCGTACAAGGACGAGTATGAAGTCGCCCGTATGCTGGTGTCAGCGAGCTTTCGCAAGTCTATCGAACGGGAGTTCGGTCAGGGCGTTCGTTTGAGCTATCACCTTGCTCCGCCTACTCTTGGAACCGGTAAGGACGTTCGCAAACACATGGTCGGTCAATGGATGCGCTGGCCAATGTTGGTTCTCGCGCGCCTGCAGTGGCTTCGTGAGACGCCTTTCGACCCGTTCGCCCGCAACGACGAGCGCCGGCGCGAACGGGCATGGCGGGATCGGTACATCGCATTTATCGAATTACTGCTGTCCTCCTCTGAGACATTGGATATGTCCGTGGCCGGGCAGATTGCGCAACTTCCTGCAGACGTACGGGGCTTTGGGCATGTTAAGGGCCATGCGATGGACAGCGCATCGAAGCGCTGGGACGAACTTGAAGGCCGTCTTGTCAAAGGCATTCGGCAGTGA
- a CDS encoding porin — MKTTAFIRLLAGTMLAGTVPYVHAQSSVALYGIVDTSLRYLTNADAKNDSQLAMGVGPVTGSRWGLKGSEDLGGGLQTIFRLENGFNLWNGQLASTNTLFSRLAYVGLSSNRYGAVTVGRQNTPLFDQLGDVYDPLTVGNYDQDGWLPGALGYGLRSNNAIKYNGQFGGLNVEGMYSVGGVPGSLGASSMYGLTASYVVNGLSFDAGYQQNSDSANNKFRVVNVSAVYSLDSVKAYAGWLHAQDNTGIVDLYMGATGSPASTWTPKTKTNRIDDGFYVGTTWQVTSPLLLTAAGYYDHSRNALNSDGTTLGRGTRYSAALLAEYSLSKRTEVYGTVDYIRGTGAATADFPGRNNQTGIAVGLRNIF; from the coding sequence ATGAAAACGACAGCATTTATTAGATTGCTCGCCGGCACCATGCTGGCTGGCACAGTGCCATATGTTCACGCACAAAGCTCCGTCGCGCTGTACGGAATCGTGGACACCAGTCTGCGCTACTTGACGAACGCGGACGCAAAAAACGACAGTCAACTGGCGATGGGCGTGGGCCCTGTTACCGGGAGCCGGTGGGGTCTCAAGGGAAGTGAAGATCTCGGCGGGGGGTTACAAACGATCTTCCGCCTCGAGAATGGATTCAACCTTTGGAACGGTCAGTTGGCGAGCACCAATACCCTTTTCAGTCGCCTCGCCTATGTCGGTCTTTCGAGCAACCGATATGGCGCGGTGACGGTCGGTCGCCAGAACACCCCGCTTTTCGATCAACTCGGCGATGTGTATGACCCGCTCACAGTTGGCAACTACGATCAGGATGGCTGGCTTCCTGGCGCTCTCGGCTATGGGTTGCGTTCGAACAATGCGATCAAATATAACGGGCAATTTGGCGGCCTGAACGTCGAGGGAATGTACAGCGTGGGAGGTGTACCAGGAAGTCTCGGCGCCAGCAGCATGTATGGTCTGACAGCGTCGTATGTGGTTAATGGCCTTTCGTTCGACGCGGGTTATCAGCAAAACAGCGACAGCGCCAACAACAAGTTCCGAGTGGTCAACGTGAGCGCAGTCTATTCGCTCGATTCGGTCAAGGCATACGCGGGCTGGTTGCACGCGCAGGACAACACCGGCATCGTGGATCTTTACATGGGCGCGACAGGCTCACCGGCGTCTACATGGACGCCGAAGACAAAGACAAATCGAATTGACGACGGGTTCTACGTCGGAACGACGTGGCAGGTAACGTCGCCGTTGCTCCTCACGGCCGCCGGCTACTACGACCACTCGCGAAATGCGCTCAATAGCGACGGCACAACTTTGGGGCGTGGGACTCGATACTCTGCTGCTCTGCTTGCAGAATACTCGCTTTCTAAACGGACGGAGGTGTACGGGACCGTTGACTACATCCGTGGGACGGGGGCGGCGACTGCAGACTTTCCTGGTCGCAACAACCAGACGGGCATTGCAGTGGGTCTTCGCAACATCTTTTGA
- a CDS encoding branched-chain amino acid ABC transporter substrate-binding protein: MKVEMMALAIFSLPLGNVAYADEVVRIGHVAPLTGGIAHLGKDNENGATLAVEEINAKGLAIGGKKITLVLDSQDDAGDPKTATQVAQKLVDENVVAVVGHLNSGTTIPASKLYSDAGIVQISPSATNPIYTLQGFKTTYRLVATDGQQAPALAHYVAKKLHVKSVAIVDDSTAYGQGLAAEFAKQATALGIKVLSHDATNDHAVDFRAIATKIKGENPDAIMYGGMDATGGPFAKQARQLGVQAKFLAGDGVCSPTLSSLAGEATDNVVCSEAGAALETMPEGAAFTAKYTKRFGHPPLVYSPETYDAVYIIVDAMKRANSTDPKKILDAMRSTDYHGITGETVFDSKGDLKHGVISLYQYITGKKTLLDSVSM, from the coding sequence ATGAAGGTGGAGATGATGGCGCTCGCCATTTTCTCTCTGCCATTAGGGAATGTAGCTTACGCGGACGAAGTGGTGCGGATTGGTCATGTCGCGCCGCTAACTGGAGGCATCGCGCATCTGGGTAAAGACAACGAGAATGGCGCGACCTTGGCAGTTGAGGAAATCAACGCAAAAGGTCTGGCGATCGGCGGGAAGAAGATCACGCTCGTACTCGATTCGCAGGATGACGCCGGCGATCCCAAGACTGCGACCCAAGTCGCACAAAAATTGGTCGATGAAAATGTCGTTGCGGTCGTTGGACACCTGAATTCGGGAACGACGATTCCCGCGTCGAAACTTTACAGCGATGCAGGAATCGTCCAGATTTCTCCGTCCGCGACCAATCCCATCTATACGTTGCAGGGCTTCAAAACGACATACCGATTGGTCGCAACGGACGGACAGCAGGCACCGGCGCTGGCTCACTACGTGGCAAAGAAACTGCACGTGAAGTCGGTTGCCATCGTTGACGATTCGACCGCGTACGGGCAGGGCTTAGCGGCGGAATTTGCAAAGCAGGCGACTGCACTTGGGATAAAGGTCCTATCCCACGACGCTACAAATGACCATGCTGTAGATTTCCGTGCGATCGCGACGAAGATCAAGGGAGAGAATCCCGACGCGATTATGTACGGCGGCATGGATGCCACTGGCGGCCCGTTCGCAAAGCAGGCACGGCAACTTGGCGTGCAAGCGAAGTTTCTCGCGGGCGACGGCGTGTGTTCGCCGACGTTGTCAAGCCTTGCGGGCGAAGCGACAGACAACGTGGTTTGCTCGGAAGCGGGGGCAGCGCTGGAGACGATGCCTGAGGGGGCCGCGTTCACGGCAAAGTACACGAAGCGATTCGGTCATCCGCCATTGGTCTATTCGCCTGAGACCTACGATGCCGTCTACATCATTGTCGATGCAATGAAACGTGCGAATTCCACGGATCCCAAAAAAATTCTGGACGCCATGCGCTCTACGGATTACCACGGCATCACCGGCGAGACCGTCTTTGACTCAAAGGGCGACCTGAAGCACGGTGTGATTTCTCTCTACCAATACATAACAGGAAAGAAGACATTGCTCGACTCGGTCAGCATGTAG